One segment of Anatilimnocola aggregata DNA contains the following:
- a CDS encoding ABC transporter ATP-binding protein has product MIKTVDLTKKYDELYAIQDINLDLQAGDLFGFIGPNGAGKTTTMKILATLLQPSSGEAYVCGHSIYREPKEIRRLVGYMPDFFGVYDDMKVIEYLEFFAAAYRISGAKRREVCNEKLALVDLDFKRDAFASTLSRGQTQRLGLARVLLHEPQVLLLDEPLSGLDPRARIEMRAVLRRLGEQGKTIMVSSHILPELADMCNKVGIIDRGVMGFNGTVADVIKKVRPRVVLHIEVAGDQQAAANKLRENRLVESVDLTPPLLTVTLREGIEEYAELSTLLISAGFPLKLFREEEVNLESAFMLLTKGLGVRT; this is encoded by the coding sequence ATGATTAAGACCGTCGATCTGACGAAAAAATACGATGAGTTGTATGCGATTCAGGATATCAACCTGGATCTCCAAGCTGGCGATCTATTCGGCTTTATCGGCCCCAACGGTGCGGGCAAGACAACGACGATGAAGATCCTCGCCACGCTGTTGCAGCCATCGTCGGGCGAAGCTTACGTTTGCGGTCATTCGATTTATCGCGAGCCCAAAGAGATTCGCCGTCTCGTCGGTTACATGCCCGATTTCTTCGGTGTGTACGACGATATGAAAGTGATCGAGTACCTCGAGTTCTTCGCCGCCGCTTATCGCATCTCGGGTGCCAAGCGCCGCGAAGTCTGCAACGAGAAACTGGCCCTCGTCGATCTCGATTTCAAGCGCGACGCCTTCGCCAGCACTCTGTCGCGCGGTCAAACGCAGCGTCTGGGTCTGGCCCGCGTGCTGCTGCACGAACCGCAAGTGCTGCTGCTCGATGAACCCCTCAGCGGGCTCGATCCGCGAGCGCGGATCGAAATGCGCGCGGTCCTGCGGCGCTTGGGCGAGCAAGGCAAAACGATCATGGTCAGCAGCCATATTTTGCCGGAACTGGCCGATATGTGTAATAAGGTCGGCATCATCGACCGCGGCGTGATGGGCTTTAACGGCACCGTAGCCGACGTCATTAAGAAGGTTCGTCCGCGGGTTGTGCTGCACATTGAAGTGGCCGGCGATCAGCAGGCGGCCGCAAACAAACTGCGAGAAAACCGACTTGTCGAGAGTGTCGACTTAACCCCTCCGTTATTGACGGTCACACTGCGAGAAGGCATCGAAGAGTACGCCGAACTCTCCACACTCTTGATCTCGGCGGGCTTTCCCCTCAAGCTATTCCGCGAGGAAGAAGTCAACCTTGAGTCCGCTTTCATGCTGCTGACCAAAGGGCTGGGCGTACGTACGTAA